The Mycolicibacterium insubricum DNA segment TCAGCTGGAGGAGGTCGCCGCGCTGATCGCGGCCACCGGCCGTCACGCGCACATCGTGGTGGCCGATCTCGCGCACGCCGACGCGACCGCGGCGCTGGCCGCCGAGGCCGTCGCCGCGTTCGGCCGACTCGACATTGTGGTCAACAACGTCGGCGGCACCATGCCCGGGCCGCTACTGAACACCGACGTCAAGGCCATGCGGGATGCGTTCGCCTTCAACGTCGGAACCGCGCATGCGCTGACCACCGCGGCGGTTCCGCTGATGCTGGAGTACGCCGGCGGCGGATCGATCATCAACATCACCTCGACGATGGGCCGGCTGTCCGGACGGGGGTTCGCCGCCTACGGCACCGCCAAGGCCGCGCTCGCCCATTACACCCGGCTGGCCGCGGCCGACCTGTGCCCGCGGATCCGGGTCAACGCCATCGCCCCGGGCTCCATGCTCACCTCGGCGCTGGAGATCGTGTCCGGCAACGAGGCCCTGCGCACCCCGATGGAACAGGCCACCCCGCTGCGCCGGCTGGGCACCGCCGAGGACGTCGCGGCCGCCGCGGTGTACCTGGCGTCCGACGCCGGGTCGTACCTGACCGGCAAGGTCCTCGAGGTCGACGGCGGCCTCACCTCGCCCAACCTGGACCTGCCGCTACCCGATCTGTAGCAAGATCGATCGGTATGACACTGCGGGTAGCCCAAATCGGAACCGGGAACGTCGGCCGGCACGCCCTGGCGGCGTTGATCACCCACCCCGACTACGAGCTGACCGGGGTGTGGGTGTCCTCGGACGCCAAGGCGGGCCGCGACGCCGGGGACCTGGCCGGCCTCGATGTGCACACCGGGGTGCAGGCGGTGACCGACCTCGACGAGATCCTGGCCGCCAAGCCCGACTGCGTGGTCTACACCGCGCTGGCCGATCACCGGCTGCCCGAGGCGCTGGAGGACTACCGGCGCATCCTGGCCGCCGGGGTCAACGCCGTCGGCACCGGGCCGGTGTTCCTGCAGTACCCGTGGGACGTCATTCCCGACGAGCTGATCACCCCGCTGACCGACGCCATGGCGGCGGGAGGCTCCAGCCTGTTCGTCGGCGGCATCGACCCCGGTTTCGCCAACGACGTGCTGCCGCTGGCGCTGGCCGGAAATTGCCAGAGCATCGAGCAGGTCCGGTGCATGGAGATCGTTGACTACGCCACCTATGACTCCGCGACGGTGATGTTCGACGTGATGGGATTCGGCCGCCCGCTCGACGAGATCCCGCTGCTGCTGATGCCCGGCGTGCTGAGCATGGCGTGGGGGTCGGTGGTCCGGCAGCTGGCCGCCGGGCTGGGGCTCACGCTCGACGGGCTCGAGGAGATGTACCTGCGCGAACCGGCGCCGGAGGATTTCGACATCGCCGCCGGGCACATCCCGGCCGGCAGCGCCGCCGCGCTGCGGTTCGAGGTGATCGGCTTGGTCGACGGCGCCCCGGCCGTCGTCCTCGAGCACGTCACCCGGCTGCGGGAGGATCTGTGCCCGCACTGGCCGCAGCCCGCGCAGCCGGGCGGGTCGTACCGGATCGAGATCACCGGGGAGCCGTCGTACGCGCTGGATCTGTGCCTGGGCAGCACCCGCGGGGACCACAACCACGCCGGGCTGGTCGCCACCGCGATGCGGGTGGTCAATGCGATTCCCGCGGTGGTCGCCGCGGAGCCCGGCCTGAGGACGACATTGGACCTACCATTGATAGCAGGGGTCGGGCGCTACGCTGCGCCGTAGGCGTCCACCCGACCAAGTGAAAGGCACGGCCATGAAACTGCAGTTGAAAGCCTGTTCGGGGGTGTTGCTGGCGGCCGCCGCCGCGACGGCGATCGCACTGGCACCGAGCGCCTCGGCGGGCCCGTGTGAGGTGACCGGCGCCGGTGGCGGCATGGAGGGCGGACAGACCACGGTCTGTGAGTCACCCGGCAACGTCCAGATCGACTCCCGTCCCTCGGTGTACCCGACCGAACAGTTCGGCGGCATGTTCCCCTGGGATGACGGCATGTTTGTGATGTAGCTGCGTCCCGTTTCCGCCCCCCACGGCCCCGGTGCCGCGGGGGGCGGTAACTTTTCTCCCGGTGACCCCCAATCCGACATCGCCGCGCGCGCGCCGCGGGCCCCGGCTGCCTGCCCTCTATCTGCTGGGGCCGGCGTTCGTGGCGGCGATCGCCTACGTCGATCCGGGCAATGTCGCGGCCAACGTCAGCGCGGGGTCCCAGTTCGGTTTCCTGCTGCTGTGGGTGATCGTGGTGGCCAACGTGATGGCCGGCCTGGTGCAGTACCTGTCGGCCAAACTCGGCCTGGTGACCGGCACCACCCTGCCGGAGGCGATCGCTGCGCGCAGCGGCACCGCGGCCCGGATCGGGTTCTGGGCGCAGGCCGAGCTGGTGGCGGTGGCCACCGATCTGGCAGAGGTGGTCGGCGGCGCGCTGGCGTTGTACCTGCTGTTCGGGCTGCCCCTGCTGGCCGGCGGCGTCGTCACCGGAGCGGTGTCGCTGCTGTTGCTGGTGGTGCAGGACCGTCGCGGTCAGCGGACCTTCGAGCGGGTGATCAGCGGGTTGCTGCTGGTGATCGCGATCGGCTTCCTGTCCAGCCTGTTCGTCGACCCGCCCGCGCCGGCGGACATGGCATCCGGCCTGGTTCCCCGGTTCGACGGCCTCGAGTCCATCCTGCTGGCCGCCGCGATCCTGGGCGCGACGGTGATGCCGCACGCGGTGTACCTGCACTCCGGGCTGGTGATCGACCGGCACGGCCGGTTCGAGCCCGGGCCGAAGCGGACCCGGCTGCTGGCCGCCACCCGCTGGGACGTGGTGCTGGCGATGCTGATCGCCGGCGCGGTGAACATCGCCATGCTGCTGGTGGCCGCGACCCATCTGCAGGGGCGTCCGGACACCGACTCCATCGAGGGCGCCTACGCCGCGGTTCGTGACTCACTCGGCCCGACGGTGGCGCTGCTGTTCGCCGTCGGCCTGCTGGCCTCGGGCCTGGCGTCGAGTTCGATCGGCGCCTACGCCGGCGCGATGATCATGGACGGCATGCTGAAAGTGTCTGTGCCGCTTCTGGTCAGACGGTTCGTGACGCTACTGCCGGCGATCGTTGTGCTGGCCCTGCACGTCGATCCCAGCCGCGCGCTGGTGCTCTCGCAAGTGGCGCTGTCGTTCGGCATCCCGTTCGCGGTGCTGCCGTTGATCCGTTTGACCAGCGACCGCGCCCTGATGGGCGACGACGTCAACCACCGGATCAGCACCGTTCTCGGCTGGCTGGTGGCGATCGTCATCTCGGTGCTGAACCTGGTGCTCGTCTACCAAACCTTCGCCGGTTGAGCCACGCGTAACATCGGCGCCGTGAGCAAGGACTTCCGTTTCGGTGTCGGCTTGCGCGCAGTGCGCTCGTTACGGGAGTGGACCGAATCGGTCCGCCGCTGCGAGGACCTCGGGTACGACGTGCTCAACGTGCCCGACCACCTCGGGGCGATCGCGCCGTTCCCCGCACTGGCCGCGGCGGCGGCGGTCACCAACCGCATCCGGTTGGGCACCTTCGTGCTCAACGCCTGCTTCTACAAGCCGGCGCTGCTCGCCCGCGACGCCGCCGACCTGGCCATCCTCAGCGACGGCCGGTTGGACCTCGGCCTGGGCGCCGGCTACGTCGCCGAGGAGTTCACAGCCGCGGAGCTGCCGTTCCCCCCGGCGGGGGCCCGGGTCGACTACCTCGAGCACGTCGCCGATCACCTGCGCCGAGAGCTGCCCGAACTGCCGCTGCTGATCGCCGGCAACGGTCCTCGGGTACTGACCGTTGCGGCCCGGCACGCCCAGTTGATCGGCCTGACCGGCTCCGATGAGGCTCCCGGCCTGGCCGGCCGCATCGGCTGGGTCCGCGAGGCGGCCGGCGAACGGTTTGACGATCTGGTGCTGAATCTGGCGATTACCGCCGTACCGACCGATTCGTCAGGGTTGGCAAACCTATCTTTGACTCGGCGGTTCTCACCGGGACGCACCGACGAGCAGCTGCTGGCGATGCCCAGCGTACTGTCCGGGTCACCCGCGGAAATGGCCGATAACCTGCGCGGATACCGTGACCGATACGGCCTGACCTACTTCACCGTGCAGGGTGAGCACGCCGCGGCATTCGCCCCGGTGATCGAAATTCTCCGCTAACTTTTTCGGTGGGTTTTGTGCGCCGAATCGTGATTTCGGCACGGTGTGATTGCGCGCACGTATTCGACAATTAACCTGAAGTTGTGGCACCGTTTGATTACACGGATCGATCGGAGGCCCTTCGATGAGCGATTTTGTCAACAAGGCCGTGACCTGGGTACGGACCGGCTACCCCGCCGAGGCACCACGCCACGGCTACCTGCCCCTGCTGGCACTGGCGCCCCGGCGCCCAACGCCGAACTTCTAGAATCTGCGGCCGTACCCGGCCCCCGGATCACTCACCGCTCAACCCGAACGACGGTTTTCCCGACGCCGCCGCCGCTATACATCTGCGCGCAGGCGTCGGGGATCTCGTCGAACGCAATGATCGACGACGGGGCGACCGGCAGCCGGCCCTGCCGGTACCAACCGAACAGCGTCGCGAAATTCGCGTGGTTCATCTGCGGGTCCCGGACCGCCGACATCCCGAACGCCACCCCGATCATCGAGATGGATTTGATCAGCGCGTAGTTGGCCGGCATCACCGGGATCCCGCCCGCCGCGAAGCCGATGACCAGGTATCGGCCGTTCCAGGCCAGGCACCGGCGCGCCTGCTCGAACAGCGCCCCGCCGACGGGATCGAACAGCACGTCGACACCGTCGCCGCCGGTCACCGTCATCACCTGCTCGCGCAGATCGTGCTTGCCGTAGTTGACGGCCTCGGTGGCGCCGAAGCCCTGGGCGAACGCGCACTTCTGCGCGCTGGACGCCGCGGCAATCACCCGGGCGCCCATCATGGACGCCACGGCGACCGCCGCGCTGCCGCAACCGCCGGCCGCGCCGAGTACCAGCACGGTCTCCCCCGGCTGGATCTGGCCGCGCTGCCGCAGCGCGTGCATCGCCGTCCCGTAGACCATGCCGAAGCCGGCGGCCTCCTCGAAGCTCATCTCGTCGGGGATCACGTGGACCTGCTGGGCGGCCGGATCCACCACGATCTGGTCGGCGAAGGCGCCCAGACCGCCGATGGTCAGCACCCGGTCCCCCACCGTCAGCCCGGTAACACCGGGACCGACCTCCACGATCACCCCGGCGGCCTCGCTGCCCGGAACGAACGGCGGCTCCACCTGCAGCTGGTACTTGCCGCGGGTGATCAACGTGTCCGGGTAGTTCAACGACACCGCGTGAATCGCGATGCGAACCCGGCCGGGACCGCATTCGGGTTCCGGGAGTTCGCGCAGTTCCAGACCGGCTTCACCGGTGAGGCTGGTTGCCACCCAGGCCTTCATCTTCTCGCTCCGTCCGTTCACGGGTACGTCCCGCCGCGCCGCCGATGGACGCGACCCCGAGCCAGTGGGCTGCGACTCGGGCACTACCGGACACCAACCATGCGGCACCGGCACGCCTCCCGTCGCCGAAACCGGTGGAATCTAAGAGGGTTTCTATAAAAACGCCCGCACCGATCGGATACTGCGCGACGGCGCAGACGTTTGCTTGACCGGGCACCCACGCCGCGTTACGTTCCCGGAAATAATTGTCACGTTCAGCGATTGGCGGGTCATGTTCACGCTTCGATTCGACATGCGGGCCCCACAGATCGGCGCCCCGGCGACCGACCTCTACGCGGCGGCGCTGGGCATGTGCGCGTGGGCCGAGACCCGGGGCTGTATTGCGGCCGTCATCTGCGAGCACCACGTCTCCGAGGACGGCTATCTGCCCACGCCGACCGTCCTGGCGTCGGCGATCGCCGCCCGCACGCAGCGGCTGGCGCTGAACCTGGTGGTCATCCTGCCGTTCTACGACCCGGTCCGGCTCGCCGAGGAGATGGTGGTCCTCGACATCATCAGCAAGGGCCGGGCGTCGTATGTGTTCGGCCTCGGGTACCGGCCCGAGGAGTACGAGCTGTTCGGGCTGGACATCACCGCGCGCGGGCGCATCGCGGACCGCAACCTCGGTGTGCTCCGGCCCCTGGTGGCCGGCCGAGAAGCCGAGATCGACGGCCGGCGGGTGCAGATCACGCCGGCGCCGCACACGCCCGGCGGCCCCATGATGATGTGGGGCGGTGGGTCGATGGCGGCTGCCCGGCGCGCCGGGCGTTATGGGCTGCCCCTGCTCGCGCAGACCAACCTGCCCGGCATGCGGGAGGCTTACGAGGCCGCCTGCCGCGAGCACGGCAACCCCGTCGGCTTCGCCTTGCTGCCGGCCCGTGACACCCCGTCGGTGATGTTCGTGGCCGATGACGTGGACGCCGCCTGGCAGGAACTGGGTCCGCATCTGCTGCACGACGCCAGCACCTACGCGGGGTGGAATCCGGGCAACCAGACCTCGGCCGGGTTCACCCACGTCGAGACGATCGAAGAACTCCGCGCAACGTCCCGGTCACACCGGATCCTCAGCGTCGACGAGACCGTCGCGCATCTGCGGGCCGGCGGCATGCTGAACCTGTCACCGCTGTGCGGCGGGACGCCTCCGGAGATCGCCTGGCCGTATCTGCAGCGGGTGGTCGACGAGGTGCTGCCCGCGGTTTCCGGGTAGCCAAGACGGCCGTGCGAAGGTTCCCGGGTCTGGCATGGTTGAGAGCGTGGCGACGATGTCCGCGATCACCAAACGCTATGCGGGACAGCTTCGCCGAAGCCCGGCCGCGCCCCAATTCCGCGGTTTCGCCGCTCGCCGACTACCATGAGGCATCCCTATGGGTGTTCCACCTGTTGCGATCCGTCGCACGCCCCCGTAGCTCAGGGGATAGAGCACGGCTCTCCTAAAGCCGGTGTCGCATGTTCGAATCATGCCGGGGGCACGAAATCTGCACGACCTCGGCTGATGCTTGACGTTTTCCCTTCGGCCGACGCCCGCCGGTGTTTCGGCCACCCGCGCCCGCCGGTTACAGACCCATCTGGCGGGCGATGATCATCAGCTGGACTTCCGTTGTGCCCTCGCCGATCTCCAGGATCTTGCTGTCGCGGTAGTGGCGCGCGACGGCGTATTCGTTCATGAACCCGTAGCCGCCGTGGATCTGGGTGGCGTCGCGGGCATTGTCCATGGCGGCCTCGCTGGCCACCAGCTTGGCCACCGCGGCCTCGGTCTTGAACGGCTTGCCGGCCAGCATCAGGGCCGCGGCGTCGTAGTAGGCGGTGCGGGCGGCCTGGGCGCGAACCTGCATGCGGGCCAGCTTGAACTCGATGGCCTGGTATTTGCCGATCGGCCGGCCGAACGCCGAGCGTTCCTTGGCGTAGCGCACGCTCTCGTCGACGCAGCCCTGCGCGACCCCCACCGACAGCGCCGCGATCGCGATCCGGCCCTCGTCGAGAATGCGCAGGAAGTTCGCGTAGCCGCGGCCGCGTTCGCCGAGCAGGTTCTCCTCGGGTACCCGGACGTCGTCGAAACTCAGCGGGTGGGTGTCCGACGCGTTCCAGCCGACCTTGTCGTAGGCGGGTCCGGCGGTGAATCCCTTGGTCGGCACCGGAACCAGGATCGAGGAGATCTCCGGCCGGTCCGGGGTTCCGCCGGTCACCGCGGTGACGGTCACCAGGCGGGTGATGTCGGTGCCGGAGTTGGTGATGAACTGCTTGGAGCCGTTGATCACCCAGTGCCCGTCGTCGAGGCGGGCGGTGGTCTTGGTGGCCCCGGCGTCGCTGCCGCCGCCGGCCTCCGTCAGCCCGAACGCACCCAGCGCGGTACCGCTGGTCAGCAGCGGCAGCCACTGCTGCTTCTGGTCCTCGTTGCCGAACCGGTAGATCGGCATCGCGCCGAGGGATACCCCGGCTTCCAGGGTGATGGCGACACTCTGGTCGACCTTGCCGAGTTCCTCCAGCGCCAAACACAGCGCGAAGTAGTCACCACCCATGCCGCCGTAGGACTCGGGGAACGGCAGGCCGAACAGTCCCATCTCGGCCATCCCGGCGACCACCTCGTACGGGAAGCTGTGCTCGGCATCGTGTTTGGCCGCGACCGGGGCGACGACGGATTGAGCGAAGTCGCGG contains these protein-coding regions:
- a CDS encoding NADPH:quinone oxidoreductase family protein, which gives rise to MNGRSEKMKAWVATSLTGEAGLELRELPEPECGPGRVRIAIHAVSLNYPDTLITRGKYQLQVEPPFVPGSEAAGVIVEVGPGVTGLTVGDRVLTIGGLGAFADQIVVDPAAQQVHVIPDEMSFEEAAGFGMVYGTAMHALRQRGQIQPGETVLVLGAAGGCGSAAVAVASMMGARVIAAASSAQKCAFAQGFGATEAVNYGKHDLREQVMTVTGGDGVDVLFDPVGGALFEQARRCLAWNGRYLVIGFAAGGIPVMPANYALIKSISMIGVAFGMSAVRDPQMNHANFATLFGWYRQGRLPVAPSSIIAFDEIPDACAQMYSGGGVGKTVVRVER
- a CDS encoding LLM class flavin-dependent oxidoreductase is translated as MFTLRFDMRAPQIGAPATDLYAAALGMCAWAETRGCIAAVICEHHVSEDGYLPTPTVLASAIAARTQRLALNLVVILPFYDPVRLAEEMVVLDIISKGRASYVFGLGYRPEEYELFGLDITARGRIADRNLGVLRPLVAGREAEIDGRRVQITPAPHTPGGPMMMWGGGSMAAARRAGRYGLPLLAQTNLPGMREAYEAACREHGNPVGFALLPARDTPSVMFVADDVDAAWQELGPHLLHDASTYAGWNPGNQTSAGFTHVETIEELRATSRSHRILSVDETVAHLRAGGMLNLSPLCGGTPPEIAWPYLQRVVDEVLPAVSG
- a CDS encoding TIGR03621 family F420-dependent LLM class oxidoreductase; translated protein: MSKDFRFGVGLRAVRSLREWTESVRRCEDLGYDVLNVPDHLGAIAPFPALAAAAAVTNRIRLGTFVLNACFYKPALLARDAADLAILSDGRLDLGLGAGYVAEEFTAAELPFPPAGARVDYLEHVADHLRRELPELPLLIAGNGPRVLTVAARHAQLIGLTGSDEAPGLAGRIGWVREAAGERFDDLVLNLAITAVPTDSSGLANLSLTRRFSPGRTDEQLLAMPSVLSGSPAEMADNLRGYRDRYGLTYFTVQGEHAAAFAPVIEILR
- a CDS encoding acyl-CoA dehydrogenase family protein, producing MPDYLSTGNLPDEYAQLARTVRDFAQSVVAPVAAKHDAEHSFPYEVVAGMAEMGLFGLPFPESYGGMGGDYFALCLALEELGKVDQSVAITLEAGVSLGAMPIYRFGNEDQKQQWLPLLTSGTALGAFGLTEAGGGSDAGATKTTARLDDGHWVINGSKQFITNSGTDITRLVTVTAVTGGTPDRPEISSILVPVPTKGFTAGPAYDKVGWNASDTHPLSFDDVRVPEENLLGERGRGYANFLRILDEGRIAIAALSVGVAQGCVDESVRYAKERSAFGRPIGKYQAIEFKLARMQVRAQAARTAYYDAAALMLAGKPFKTEAAVAKLVASEAAMDNARDATQIHGGYGFMNEYAVARHYRDSKILEIGEGTTEVQLMIIARQMGL
- a CDS encoding SDR family oxidoreductase produces the protein MILDRFRLDDRVAVVTGAGRGLGAGIALAFAEAGADVLIAARTRDQLEEVAALIAATGRHAHIVVADLAHADATAALAAEAVAAFGRLDIVVNNVGGTMPGPLLNTDVKAMRDAFAFNVGTAHALTTAAVPLMLEYAGGGSIINITSTMGRLSGRGFAAYGTAKAALAHYTRLAAADLCPRIRVNAIAPGSMLTSALEIVSGNEALRTPMEQATPLRRLGTAEDVAAAAVYLASDAGSYLTGKVLEVDGGLTSPNLDLPLPDL
- a CDS encoding NAD(P)H-dependent amine dehydrogenase family protein, with the translated sequence MTLRVAQIGTGNVGRHALAALITHPDYELTGVWVSSDAKAGRDAGDLAGLDVHTGVQAVTDLDEILAAKPDCVVYTALADHRLPEALEDYRRILAAGVNAVGTGPVFLQYPWDVIPDELITPLTDAMAAGGSSLFVGGIDPGFANDVLPLALAGNCQSIEQVRCMEIVDYATYDSATVMFDVMGFGRPLDEIPLLLMPGVLSMAWGSVVRQLAAGLGLTLDGLEEMYLREPAPEDFDIAAGHIPAGSAAALRFEVIGLVDGAPAVVLEHVTRLREDLCPHWPQPAQPGGSYRIEITGEPSYALDLCLGSTRGDHNHAGLVATAMRVVNAIPAVVAAEPGLRTTLDLPLIAGVGRYAAP
- a CDS encoding Nramp family divalent metal transporter; its protein translation is MTPNPTSPRARRGPRLPALYLLGPAFVAAIAYVDPGNVAANVSAGSQFGFLLLWVIVVANVMAGLVQYLSAKLGLVTGTTLPEAIAARSGTAARIGFWAQAELVAVATDLAEVVGGALALYLLFGLPLLAGGVVTGAVSLLLLVVQDRRGQRTFERVISGLLLVIAIGFLSSLFVDPPAPADMASGLVPRFDGLESILLAAAILGATVMPHAVYLHSGLVIDRHGRFEPGPKRTRLLAATRWDVVLAMLIAGAVNIAMLLVAATHLQGRPDTDSIEGAYAAVRDSLGPTVALLFAVGLLASGLASSSIGAYAGAMIMDGMLKVSVPLLVRRFVTLLPAIVVLALHVDPSRALVLSQVALSFGIPFAVLPLIRLTSDRALMGDDVNHRISTVLGWLVAIVISVLNLVLVYQTFAG
- a CDS encoding DUF3349 domain-containing protein, with translation MSDFVNKAVTWVRTGYPAEAPRHGYLPLLALAPRRPTPNF